In a genomic window of Bradyrhizobium ontarionense:
- a CDS encoding bifunctional diguanylate cyclase/phosphodiesterase — MQVEEYSAPTLLTDQDNARDGGGRDRFRASLSRYRLYRPAIIAACVGVVLSVVGTVAVGRWENRLARTDFEGVAEAQAILVQNGVNEYVSRLTALRTRFESANDDITRSEYQTFSARLFEAHRGMLRLAWLPRIKRKERGEYEAAAITDGVPAFRIKSYPDGTVAPESDEYYPVYFSTEAKTSPVYGLDYWSIPDHRAVLEQSRDYDMIGALRTRQNLINQSERANAVMIGIPVYAKGTSRTTVADRRRNLTGFIVGVFDLPMLLESVRANNPNSPALAINLLPPERVINASGVDPQRWPAAPNIWSTTLRIGDADWVFQAAPAGGGLIATHNRALALYAAGIATTIFLAVYLALSSRNAQQLALANRRVLELAQTDALTGLANRAFFLEEMERINDDTSGRFTVFLLDLDRFKNVNDSLGHGAGDELLVQVAQRLKSQLRAEDVLARLGGDEFALIQVGGADQRAAAIELAQRITKLIAEPFLLGGQRAEIGTSIGISLAPEHGRDQEHLLKKADLALYRSKSAGRSCYTLYDDAMSAELEARNTLEGDLRDAIAQCQFEVHYQPFYDAESRDRRGVEALVRWRHPVKGLVPPDKFIPLAESTGLIVPLGEWIIGRVCDDATAWPDDVKVAVNLSPVQFKQAELFDVIQSALARSGLDPKRLEIEITESVLLERAAENESFIDKLKGLGISLALDDFGTGYSSLRSLTAFPFNKIKIDKSFVANLSVRDESAAVISSVVTLARGLGIQITAEGVETEEQLTQLRSLGVNFAQGYLLGRPMPVEQLEEHLEIARTARDAGEAEPDAEAPEDADAHSADVVALIPRSAAVLSLASNG, encoded by the coding sequence TTGCAGGTTGAAGAGTACAGCGCACCGACGCTGCTGACAGATCAGGACAATGCTCGCGACGGTGGCGGGCGTGACAGGTTTCGCGCGTCGCTATCGCGATACCGCCTTTATCGTCCCGCGATCATCGCGGCGTGCGTCGGCGTGGTGCTGTCGGTGGTTGGTACGGTTGCAGTCGGACGCTGGGAAAACCGGCTGGCGCGTACCGATTTCGAGGGCGTCGCCGAAGCGCAGGCGATCCTGGTGCAGAACGGCGTCAACGAATATGTCAGCCGGCTGACCGCGCTGCGGACGCGCTTCGAATCCGCCAACGACGACATCACCCGCAGCGAATATCAGACCTTCAGCGCGCGGCTGTTCGAGGCGCATCGCGGCATGCTGCGTCTGGCGTGGCTGCCGCGGATCAAGCGCAAGGAGCGCGGCGAATACGAGGCCGCGGCGATCACCGACGGCGTTCCTGCCTTCCGCATCAAATCCTATCCGGACGGCACCGTCGCGCCGGAGAGCGACGAGTATTATCCCGTCTACTTCTCCACGGAGGCGAAGACTTCGCCGGTCTACGGCCTCGACTATTGGAGCATCCCGGACCACCGCGCCGTGCTCGAGCAGTCGCGCGACTACGACATGATCGGCGCGTTGCGGACCCGGCAGAATCTGATCAACCAGAGCGAGCGCGCGAATGCGGTGATGATCGGGATTCCCGTCTACGCCAAGGGGACCTCGCGCACGACGGTCGCCGATCGCCGCCGCAATCTCACCGGTTTCATCGTCGGTGTCTTCGATCTGCCGATGCTGCTGGAATCGGTACGAGCCAACAATCCCAACAGTCCGGCGCTCGCGATCAACCTGCTTCCGCCGGAGCGGGTCATCAATGCCTCCGGAGTGGATCCGCAACGCTGGCCGGCGGCCCCCAACATCTGGTCGACGACACTGCGGATCGGCGACGCCGACTGGGTGTTTCAGGCGGCACCCGCCGGCGGCGGGCTGATAGCCACCCATAACCGTGCGCTGGCGCTGTATGCGGCGGGCATTGCGACGACGATCTTCCTCGCGGTCTATCTCGCGCTGTCGAGCCGCAATGCGCAGCAGCTCGCGCTGGCCAATCGCCGCGTGCTCGAGCTTGCGCAGACCGACGCCCTGACCGGGCTCGCGAACCGTGCTTTCTTCCTGGAGGAGATGGAGCGGATCAACGACGACACGAGCGGCCGGTTCACCGTGTTCCTGCTCGACCTCGATCGCTTCAAGAACGTCAACGACTCCCTCGGCCACGGTGCGGGCGACGAGTTGCTGGTGCAGGTCGCGCAGCGGTTGAAGTCGCAGCTGCGTGCTGAGGACGTGCTGGCCCGGCTCGGCGGCGATGAATTTGCCTTGATCCAGGTCGGCGGCGCCGATCAGCGCGCGGCAGCCATCGAGCTCGCGCAACGGATCACGAAGCTGATCGCCGAACCGTTCCTGCTCGGCGGGCAGCGGGCCGAGATCGGCACCAGCATCGGCATCTCGCTGGCGCCCGAGCACGGCCGCGACCAGGAGCATCTGCTCAAGAAGGCCGACCTTGCCCTCTATCGTTCGAAATCCGCGGGCCGCAGCTGCTACACGCTCTATGATGATGCGATGTCCGCCGAGCTCGAGGCGCGCAACACCTTGGAGGGCGATCTGCGCGACGCCATCGCGCAGTGTCAGTTCGAAGTGCACTATCAGCCGTTCTACGATGCGGAGAGCCGCGATCGCCGCGGCGTCGAAGCCTTGGTGCGCTGGCGCCACCCGGTCAAGGGACTGGTGCCGCCGGACAAGTTCATTCCGCTTGCGGAATCGACCGGCCTGATCGTGCCGCTCGGCGAGTGGATCATCGGCCGCGTCTGCGACGATGCGACTGCGTGGCCCGACGACGTCAAGGTCGCGGTCAACCTGTCGCCCGTTCAGTTCAAGCAGGCCGAGCTGTTCGACGTCATCCAGTCGGCGCTCGCCCGCTCCGGTCTCGATCCGAAACGTCTCGAGATCGAGATCACCGAATCGGTATTGCTGGAGCGTGCGGCGGAGAACGAGAGCTTCATCGACAAGCTCAAGGGTCTGGGCATTTCGCTGGCGCTCGACGATTTCGGGACCGGCTATTCGTCGCTGCGCTCGCTGACCGCATTCCCGTTCAACAAGATCAAGATCGACAAATCATTCGTCGCCAATCTGAGCGTGCGCGACGAAAGCGCGGCCGTGATCTCCTCGGTCGTGACCTTGGCGCGCGGGCTCGGCATCCAGATCACCGCCGAGGGCGTCGAGACGGAGGAGCAGCTGACGCAGCTGCGCTCGCTCGGGGTCAATTTCGCGCAAGGTTACCTGCTGGGCCGGCCGATGCCGGTCGAGCAGCTCGAAGAGCATCTGGAGATCGCGCGGACCGCCCGCGATGCCGGCGAGGCGGAGCCGGATGCCGAAGCGCCCGAGGACGCAGATGCGCACTCGGCCGACGTCGTCGCGCTCATTCCGCGCTCCGCGGCGGTGCTATCTCTCGCATCCAACGGCTGA
- a CDS encoding nuclear transport factor 2 family protein — MKKPFAVVLAAALAAVLAAPALAQRAYSAQEERNKAIVLDFYEQGLNRKDFESASKYLGTYIQHNPNAEDGPEGFRKFIEFLKTKFPQSHSEITQVHVDGDFVVLRVHAIREPGTRGNAIVDIFRLKDGKIEEHWDSVQPIPEQSANTNGMF, encoded by the coding sequence ATGAAGAAACCTTTCGCCGTCGTGCTGGCCGCGGCGCTTGCCGCCGTGCTCGCGGCACCGGCGCTGGCGCAGCGCGCCTATTCGGCTCAGGAGGAGCGTAACAAGGCGATCGTGCTCGACTTCTATGAGCAGGGCCTCAATCGCAAGGATTTCGAAAGCGCGTCGAAATATCTCGGCACCTACATTCAGCACAATCCGAACGCCGAGGATGGCCCGGAAGGTTTTCGCAAGTTCATCGAATTTCTGAAGACCAAGTTTCCGCAGTCGCACAGCGAGATCACACAGGTGCATGTCGACGGCGATTTCGTCGTGCTGCGGGTTCACGCCATCCGCGAGCCCGGCACCCGCGGCAATGCCATCGTCGACATCTTCCGCCTCAAGGACGGCAAGATCGAAGAGCATTGGGATTCGGTGCAACCGATTCCCGAACAGTCGGCCAATACCAACGGGATGTTCTGA
- a CDS encoding Lrp/AsnC ligand binding domain-containing protein, producing MVPFFVQIKCKLGQSYTVANALAEAEIASEIYSTAGNYDLLVKFYVDNATDIGHFVNEKVQVLPGIQDTHTIITFKAFGAS from the coding sequence ATGGTTCCCTTCTTCGTCCAGATCAAGTGCAAGCTCGGCCAGTCGTATACGGTCGCCAATGCGCTGGCAGAAGCCGAGATCGCCTCCGAGATCTACTCGACGGCAGGCAATTACGACCTGCTGGTGAAGTTCTACGTCGACAACGCCACCGACATCGGTCACTTTGTGAATGAGAAGGTCCAGGTCCTGCCCGGCATCCAGGACACTCACACCATCATCACGTTCAAGGCCTTCGGCGCGAGCTAG
- a CDS encoding helix-turn-helix domain-containing protein, which produces MKTVSSLVPSYGFSAEQMETETNIAAWREATSTFFDVDELAAADALPFRADVLSYALGPVLFGMARASGQRFRRTAETIVRSGVDHIILQLYVKGSYEGVTGGRPIRVDAGDICVLDLAQTLETRATAFENFTLVVPRPMFDARLLRVEDLHGLVLPAQGALAPLLARHFGALFDYAPRTSFDECQAVIEGTISLVAACLRGELERRDADRNVTADASLLRVRQYIEAQLSSAELSADAVALHFGLSRASLYRLFAPIGGIADYIRSRRLHRAFFELASAGSRQVRISEVARRWQLGTDAHFARLFKAAYGITPSAAREVALFGARQVPPGGNGAASPLSRWMREIAPPRSAE; this is translated from the coding sequence ATCAAAACCGTGTCGTCCCTCGTGCCGAGCTATGGCTTCTCGGCCGAGCAGATGGAGACCGAAACCAATATTGCGGCCTGGCGCGAAGCGACGTCCACGTTCTTCGACGTCGATGAGCTCGCGGCGGCTGACGCGCTGCCGTTTCGCGCGGATGTGCTGTCCTATGCCCTGGGTCCGGTCCTGTTCGGAATGGCGCGAGCCAGCGGCCAGCGCTTCCGCCGTACCGCCGAGACCATCGTACGCAGCGGCGTCGACCACATCATTCTGCAGCTCTACGTGAAGGGCAGCTATGAGGGCGTCACCGGGGGCCGGCCGATCCGCGTCGACGCCGGAGACATCTGCGTGCTCGACCTCGCCCAGACGCTGGAGACGCGCGCCACCGCGTTCGAGAACTTCACCCTGGTGGTGCCGCGCCCGATGTTCGACGCGCGCCTGCTGCGGGTCGAGGACCTGCACGGCCTGGTATTGCCCGCCCAAGGCGCGCTCGCACCGCTTCTGGCGCGGCATTTCGGCGCATTGTTCGACTACGCACCGCGCACGAGCTTCGACGAATGCCAAGCGGTGATCGAGGGGACGATCTCCCTGGTCGCCGCCTGCCTGCGCGGCGAGCTCGAGCGCCGCGACGCGGACCGCAACGTCACGGCGGACGCCTCGCTGCTTCGCGTCCGCCAATACATCGAAGCGCAGCTGTCGAGCGCCGAGCTGAGCGCCGACGCCGTGGCGCTGCATTTCGGCCTGTCGCGCGCATCGCTGTACCGCCTGTTCGCACCGATCGGCGGCATTGCCGACTACATCCGCAGCCGCCGCCTGCACCGCGCCTTCTTCGAGCTCGCGTCCGCCGGCTCACGCCAGGTCAGGATCAGCGAGGTGGCGCGGCGCTGGCAGCTCGGGACGGACGCGCATTTCGCGCGCCTGTTCAAGGCAGCCTACGGCATCACGCCGAGCGCCGCGCGCGAAGTGGCTCTGTTCGGCGCCCGGCAGGTCCCGCCCGGAGGCAACGGCGCGGCCTCTCCGCTCAGCCGTTGGATGCGAGAGATAGCACCGCCGCGGAGCGCGGAATGA
- the thiD gene encoding bifunctional hydroxymethylpyrimidine kinase/phosphomethylpyrimidine kinase: protein MSTPVALTIAGSDSSGGAGIQADLKTFAALSVYGASVLTALTAQNTTGVTGVHLVPPEFVTKQIDAVFDDLLVGAVKIGMVAQAPIADAISTSLARWRPAHVVLDPVMVATSGARLLPEDAIAALRSRLIPQASLLTPNLPEAAALLGEAMATSDEAVAEQGRRLLALGCPAVLIKGGHGQGADSTDYLITAERSIALAAPRVATGNTHGTGCSLSSAVAAGLAKGETMEVAVRNAKAFISGAIAAADRFTVGHGHGPVHHFYRYY, encoded by the coding sequence ATGAGCACCCCCGTCGCACTCACCATCGCCGGCTCGGATTCCTCAGGGGGAGCCGGCATCCAGGCGGACCTGAAGACCTTCGCGGCGCTGTCCGTCTACGGCGCCTCGGTGCTGACCGCGCTGACCGCGCAGAACACGACAGGCGTGACCGGGGTGCACCTGGTGCCACCGGAATTCGTCACCAAGCAGATCGACGCCGTGTTCGACGATCTCCTCGTCGGCGCCGTGAAGATCGGCATGGTCGCCCAGGCTCCGATCGCGGATGCGATCAGCACGAGCCTGGCACGCTGGCGGCCGGCCCATGTGGTGCTCGATCCGGTGATGGTCGCGACATCGGGCGCGCGGCTGCTGCCGGAGGATGCCATCGCGGCGCTCCGCAGCCGGCTCATTCCACAGGCATCACTGCTCACGCCGAACCTGCCGGAGGCCGCCGCGCTGCTGGGCGAGGCGATGGCGACGTCGGATGAGGCCGTCGCAGAGCAGGGCCGCCGCCTGCTGGCGCTCGGCTGCCCGGCCGTGCTGATCAAGGGCGGCCACGGGCAGGGCGCTGACAGCACCGACTACCTGATCACCGCCGAGCGCAGCATCGCGCTCGCAGCGCCGCGCGTCGCGACCGGCAACACGCACGGCACCGGCTGCTCGCTGTCGTCGGCGGTGGCTGCGGGGCTTGCGAAGGGCGAGACGATGGAGGTCGCTGTGCGCAATGCCAAGGCCTTCATCTCCGGCGCCATCGCGGCGGCCGATCGCTTCACCGTCGGGCACGGCCATGGCCCAGTGCATCATTTCTACCGCTATTATTGA
- a CDS encoding AraC family transcriptional regulator yields the protein MPQLRTTSSSWMRGVAITLNEQGLDAAALFAEVGLSIKDLDDPDHRWPTEELSRLWTLAAERSGNPDIGLANLDAPRPDHYGVAGYAMMSSPDLLTGLTRLIRYMCLVSDAVVITLEPGKGGRWVRTDVFSGECPIPRQRYDYGVVNLLNLCRWMLDRPLTPLAARFSHAVPMSIAAYNKAFQSPLEFDAPFNGFLVSDQDLACKLTTSAPQLAAIHDRIADEALERLVKTDTAHRARAAIAKLLPDGSPLRSAIAAELGLSDRTFQRRLADEGLSFSDLVEDTRRELAQRHLADPRMTLADIGYLLGYADQSTFFRASNRWFGESPGEYRSRVVNGHRREIALARGT from the coding sequence ATGCCGCAGCTTCGAACAACATCGTCCTCATGGATGAGGGGCGTCGCCATCACGCTGAACGAGCAAGGGCTCGACGCGGCGGCGCTGTTTGCCGAGGTCGGCCTCTCGATCAAGGACCTCGACGATCCCGATCATCGCTGGCCGACCGAGGAGCTGAGCCGGCTGTGGACATTGGCTGCCGAGCGCTCGGGCAATCCGGACATCGGCCTTGCAAATCTCGATGCGCCGCGTCCCGATCACTATGGCGTTGCCGGCTATGCGATGATGTCGAGCCCTGATCTGTTGACCGGGCTCACGCGTCTCATCCGCTACATGTGCCTGGTGAGCGACGCCGTTGTCATCACGCTCGAACCGGGCAAGGGCGGCCGCTGGGTGCGCACCGACGTGTTCAGCGGCGAATGCCCGATCCCGCGGCAGCGCTATGACTATGGCGTCGTCAATCTGCTCAATCTGTGCCGCTGGATGCTGGACCGGCCGTTGACGCCGCTGGCCGCACGCTTTTCGCACGCGGTGCCGATGTCGATCGCGGCCTACAACAAGGCCTTCCAGTCGCCGCTCGAATTCGATGCACCGTTCAACGGCTTTCTGGTGTCGGACCAGGATCTCGCCTGCAAGCTGACGACATCAGCGCCTCAGCTCGCCGCGATTCACGACCGCATCGCCGACGAAGCGCTCGAGCGTCTCGTCAAGACCGATACCGCACATCGCGCGCGAGCGGCGATCGCCAAGCTGCTGCCCGACGGCAGCCCGCTGCGCTCGGCCATCGCAGCCGAGCTGGGCTTGAGCGATCGCACCTTCCAGCGCAGGCTTGCCGATGAAGGCCTCTCCTTCAGCGATCTCGTCGAAGACACGCGACGCGAGCTCGCCCAGCGCCATCTTGCCGATCCGCGCATGACGCTCGCCGACATCGGCTATCTGCTCGGCTATGCCGATCAAAGCACCTTCTTCCGCGCCTCGAACCGCTGGTTCGGCGAATCGCCGGGCGAGTATCGCTCCCGGGTGGTGAACGGACACCGCCGGGAAATCGCGCTCGCGCGCGGCACGTAA
- a CDS encoding alpha/beta fold hydrolase → MAVLKTNDGTDIYYKDWGSGQPIVFSHGWPLSSDDWDAQMLFFLNRGFRVVAHDRRGHGRSAQVAGGHDMDHYADDLAALTTHLDLKNAIHVGHSTGGGEVVHYLARHGESRAAKAAIIAAVPPLMVQTAANPGGLPKAVFDDFQTQVATRRAEFYRDVAAGPFYGYNKPGAKPSEAVIQNWWRQGMMGSAKAHYDGVVAFSQTDFTEDLKKITLPVLVMHSEDDQIVPYADSAPLSAKLLKNGTLKTYKGFPHGMPTTEAETINADLLSFIKS, encoded by the coding sequence ATGGCTGTTCTGAAAACCAACGACGGCACAGACATTTACTACAAGGATTGGGGCTCGGGGCAGCCGATCGTGTTCAGCCATGGCTGGCCGCTTTCGTCCGACGATTGGGATGCGCAGATGCTGTTCTTCCTCAATCGCGGCTTCCGCGTCGTTGCCCATGACCGCCGCGGCCATGGCCGCTCGGCCCAAGTCGCCGGCGGTCACGACATGGACCATTATGCCGACGATCTTGCGGCGCTCACGACTCATCTCGACCTGAAGAACGCCATCCATGTCGGTCATTCCACCGGCGGTGGCGAGGTGGTGCATTACCTCGCGCGTCACGGCGAGAGCAGGGCTGCGAAGGCCGCGATCATCGCCGCGGTGCCGCCTTTGATGGTGCAGACGGCCGCCAACCCGGGTGGCCTGCCGAAGGCGGTGTTCGACGACTTCCAGACCCAGGTCGCCACCCGCCGCGCGGAGTTCTACCGCGATGTCGCGGCAGGACCTTTCTACGGCTACAACAAGCCCGGCGCCAAGCCGTCGGAAGCGGTGATCCAGAACTGGTGGCGCCAGGGCATGATGGGCAGCGCGAAGGCGCATTATGACGGCGTCGTCGCCTTTTCGCAGACCGACTTCACCGAAGACTTGAAGAAGATCACGCTGCCGGTGCTGGTCATGCACAGCGAGGACGACCAGATCGTTCCCTACGCGGACTCGGCGCCGCTGTCGGCCAAGCTCCTGAAGAACGGCACCCTGAAGACCTACAAGGGTTTTCCGCACGGCATGCCGACGACCGAGGCCGAGACCATCAACGCCGATCTGCTGTCCTTCATCAAGAGCTGA